The DNA window TTCACACTCGACGCACagtaaaaaaacttcatttaaaCACAATAGCAATATAAAATATGGAAAGATCCAAAATTGACAGAAATCAATCACCAACACTGGATGTCAAAATCACCGagttttcttgtaaaaaaaaacaataccttGGAGTTGCAGATGCAGGATATGTACACCCAGAGGCTACATCTGCATATTACAGAATCATACAAGACAAGGAGCGAGTTAGTGCCACCAAAGATAGTTGGATAAGAGATGGGTGGATTGTGGGACTTGACTTACTTTGAGGGGGAGTGGCACTAGTCATGGCAGTTCCTGAAAAATCACAGCTCCCAACAGCTTGGCCCTTCTTCTGGAAGTAGCTGTTAACAGCATAGCTGCAGTGATCTTTTACAGTGTTGGGCTGGTAACAAGGGGCATTTTGAATGATTTGGGTACAGTCAGCTCCGGCTCCACAAGCATAATCCAGGCTCTTTTGCAGCTGTGTGTCACCAACCCCATCCTTGCATACGCAGTAAGTAGCACCTACAAcagaaaatgaaaaaccaacaaaactGTTAGTTCACTCAAAACCACACCCTTTTTCTTCTAAAGattactaggaaaaaaaaaaagagctccaAAATAAATCGACGAATTAAAAGAAACACTGGGGGATCGTCACTAGTCTACAGATTATCATGGATTTAAGCTAACTTTTTCCtggagtaataaaaaaaatatagaaagaatGGAAAATTCTAGGgggagaaaatataaaaactcttTCTTTCAGCTGGATCATACTAGTAGAAGaaccaagaaaacaagataGGAGATCactttaaaagattaaaaaagaccCCGTCTAAAAAATGAGCATTCCATTTATAAAGTCCTCAGAAACTTTTTCATCCAAAAGATTGCAAAAGAAGGAAAGCAAGAACACAAAAATCCAATTAACTTACTTGAATGGCCAGTGAGGGCCAAGAAAAGacctaaaaacactaaaacagcCATGAATGATGCAAGTTCGTGTGCTAAAATATGAGAAACAGATGTACTTTAGAGAGAATAGAACTTCAAAGATGAAAGGCAGTGAGTGTtggaagagagggagagagagagagtgatttTAGTGGGGATGGTGTTGGGGGATGGAGATTTCTAGACAATAAAATGAGGAGTGACGGTGGGGCAGTGGAGGTGTCTGTATTTTTATACTTCTTTTTTATCACTTTCGTATTAAGACAGTTATTTTAATACTATACGTCTCCATGTAAATGGAAGTGCGTCTATAGGGAAGAGAGCAAGAGGGAGTACGTGTCACGTATGTGACTGTTAAGTGTTGTTTTAGTTTCACAACGGTCATAAACTCATGTGCATGATTAAAACTTAACCAGAAAGGACCCAACCTGGTTTAGGTTGCTGGTCCTGTATTGAGGGGGGCCTACGTGTATGTTCTTGGTTCTCTTTGTGCTGTCACGATGAGCTTGCGCCGTGTGGTGTCCCTTCTTGTACTTTAATTTAGATGCACGATTAAAAACGATCCTTGTATAAACTGGTAGTAAGTTCTAGTCTATTGCATAGTTATCATACCGGAGTGGCGGGTTCATCTGGAATCTAGATAATTCAGGTAGCGACCGGGTTTGAAGAAGCCCAAAATTAGAAATGTAGTTAGCTCGAAGACATTTGCTACACCCGTTAGGTTAACCCAGAACTTTAGCAACCTAGAATGATTCGAAAGAGACTCGAAGgctatatttttaagaaaaaaacccaaaaactagGTTACAAACACCAAGCCTCCTCATCTGGGTGGATGTTTCCTAGACCTGATTTTATATACGCggatttacttctttttttaataccaacttaaagaagatgatatattttcaatgtaaaataaaaaaaataaataattttttaaactttattatttacaatatatattatgaattatttttgaacttttttatataacatattaaaatttaaaatatttttttttgttttttatttagaaatcagCCTCGTGGCCGAATCAACCCCTCTCATAACTTCGAGTCTATTGCATTTCGCCATTGCTTCTGTGTTGCCAGACGTCCCATGTTCTCTTTACCCGAACCCAAGAAAAGCCAGCACAACACCTTCCGCAAGGGATaaagtacaaaataaaaaaatagatcaaaatcaatataaaaattaaaaaatatatatcataagagataaaattaaaaataaattaaaacaagaaaataaaaaataaaaaataaaaatcaaatataataataaaaaaatctcaattttataaattatctcaaataaaataaataaaaaataaaaaaatatgaatcaaattaaaataaaacaaaattaaaaaactattttgaaaatttattttaacccATAATATTCACTTCGTTAATTGTTATTACGGAAatcaaaattgtcattttactCTACATTAGCTACACTCAAACACTTAtctttttaaagtttttctttaatataattttgtccGTCGATCCAGTTCCAATGCCTGGACCCCGACCCTGAAGCGTGCGAATTTTGACACGAATTAATGCTTGAGTTGAAATTtcgcttctttttcttcttctttttttatttaaattacgTGATACACGTAAAATGTAGACATGAAACGTTCACACTTTGTACTTGTAGGCTAGTTAGCAGGGTGTGAATTTTCTCCTTGCTatcgatgtttttttaaaatatttttactaaaaaatatacaataataattttttaaaagttttatttttaatattaggaaccataatcactaaaaaaatagaaagatgtattataaaaaatacttaaaagcATAAATAATCACAATTCCGGAGACATATATTCCTAACATACTCATGATCAAATGATTCAAATCTATAGTACAATTCCAGCGAAAGACCACCTATTATGTTCAAAAACATGCTATTTCCACTGTAAAAAGCACTGGTTAACACCCCGATTAAGGCACGGTTGATCCAGTATCTTCGGATAAgtatggaattttttttctctctgaaAATCTCTTGTTTGTATCTACTCTCAATTggaatgaagaaaagaagacgATGGGCGGTAATTCCACCCAGGACTTAAGTAtgtttggttttatatttttaaaatattaaaaaaaataaaaaaaaaatcatttcaaattaatatttttgatatttttatattattttgatacgctgatattaaaaataaaaaatattatttttgatgttttttcggataaaaaatatttaaaaaaacaatcacaatcacatttttcaaatatctttttaattttctttttttctaaaccCGACTTTGAatatactttataaaaataaataaataaagatatgcgttactatgttaataataatagtaaaaaggTAAAGTTTGTAATTGTTTCGAAGAATGTGAATATGCTATCACTtcttattagattaaaaaaattataaacataaaaaaaaagaaccgcaATAAGTTATTTAGGATTATTATTAAGTTTAATCTAGAAAGTTAATCTTAGATTTTCTTGtcctcattttttaattaacttgaatttaaaattaatatatttgagaattaCTTTGAAGTGATCCAATTAATTTGATAGATTTAGAATGAATCatgataattgataaaaattaagacttgatttaaaaatatttaatattatattttttttactattaaaatacataaaatattaaatttactttgaatcaaggaaaaaaatatagatggcgaataaaaaaatcatgggtTTGTTAAAAAGCTCAAGTGCGGGGCGTGAGAGAGGCTCGCTCGCCGGGGGCTagcttgtttgttttatttgtttttttccaagGGGTTATCCGCCTTtgcttttttaaagaaaaaaaaagatagaaaagtgAGCATTTTTGCTTTCAAAGCGAATCAAACCTACTACGTCAACCATGCATCACCCCTCTTTAAC is part of the Populus alba chromosome 10, ASM523922v2, whole genome shotgun sequence genome and encodes:
- the LOC118043295 gene encoding PLASMODESMATA CALLOSE-BINDING PROTEIN 2, whose translation is MAVLVFLGLFLALTGHSSATYCVCKDGVGDTQLQKSLDYACGAGADCTQIIQNAPCYQPNTVKDHCSYAVNSYFQKKGQAVGSCDFSGTAMTSATPPQNVASGCTYPASATPSTGTGNTPTTTTPSTGTTPTGTGTTPTGTGTGTGTSTGTGTGTGTGTGTGTGTPSSIIPTPPSSVFNSGLGPTGFNDNSSEAPAFKGTNLWFIASLTLLFSGIFLLWG